A single genomic interval of Arachis duranensis cultivar V14167 chromosome 7, aradu.V14167.gnm2.J7QH, whole genome shotgun sequence harbors:
- the LOC127740673 gene encoding protein FAR1-RELATED SEQUENCE 5-like, with protein sequence MEGIMFCGISQPRSDATPICASGTGQSSSNCPDRVQVENLHNFGVKSCHIMGYIAFQKGGYRHAGFTRKDLYNHIDRYRRAKVKNGDANAAINYLIGKSNNDPLFFGKYTFTSDERLEHIFLADGQSIIDYHCFGDIVAFDSTYKKNKYNKPLVIYSGCNNHGQTVIFGSGLLSDETTETYKWLWKPLLKRWVEKVQKQ encoded by the coding sequence ATGGAAGGTATCATGTTTTGTGGAATCTCACAACCACGATCTGACGCCACCCCAATTTGTGCATCTGGTACCGGCCAATCGTCGTCTAACTGTCCTGATAGAGTCCAAGTGGAAAATCTTCATAATTTTGGTGTCAAGAGCTGCCATATTATGGGGTATATTGCATTCCAGAAGGGTGGATATCGTCATGCTGGCTTCACACGGAAAGATTTGTACAACCACATCGATCGCTATCGTCGGGCAAAAGTTAAAAACGGGGATGCCAATGCGGCAATAAACTATTTGATTGGCAAGTCAAACAACGATCCACTGTTCTTTGGAAAGTATACGTTCACTAGTGATGAAAGGCTGGAGCATATTTTTTTGGCAGATGGGCAGTCAATTATCGACTATCACTGCTTTGGAGATATTGTTGCCTTTGATTCAACCTACAAGAAGAATAAATACAACAAGCCTTTGGTCATTTACTCTGGATGCAATAATCACGGGCAGACTGTTATCTTCGGCTCCGGCCTACTATCTGACGAAACCACAGAGACGTATAAGTGGTTGTGGAAACCTTTGTTGAAGCGATGGGTGGAAAAAGTCCAAAAGCAGTAA
- the LOC127740674 gene encoding protein FAR1-RELATED SEQUENCE 5-like, with amino-acid sequence MRDAIKNVLPDATHRLCGWHLQRNACENIKNPNFLHDFKGLIYDNNDQRDFDRRWAAILDKHNLVGSTWMEKTYETREMWSHCFLWDNFFGYIRTTSQCEGINSLIRFYVNRKNTLIDFMHNLDRALKEYRNNKLIADFKSQCSEPVVITSLEVYERSASCYFTQNIFKKIRNEIQRAGALNITVPSTTLDKVEFSVTALRDLAKDRRVEVDRGKNLFSCSCKLFESRGIPCSHIFCAMKFENILEFPNSLIYKRWTKNAKNEFISTEMPVNDDIKRVLKFRSRKQGKSTPNVNVEGINDPFVVKSKGAPSKRSCWRKKRACSNYHKYGHYYKHYPDLMKHSVEGNPRDRLYGNASAKDSGFSPERQPFKKGGTRKFTATGMRNRKGKDNTFVEVKESQQDKRHSFTKYECVNDVIDDKCDTRHVQIDVQDPLPSSLPCGNKQGSYMALFASMHRTL; translated from the exons ATGCGAGATGCAATCAAGAATGTTCTGCCTGATGCGACCCATCGGTTATGTGGATGGCATCTGCAGAGAAATGCATGTGAAAATATAAAGAATCCTAATTTCCTGCACGATTTTAAGGGTCTTATATACGACAACAACGACCAGAGAGACTTTGATCGGAGATGGGCAGCCATTTTGGATAAGCACAACCTTGTTGGCAGTACCTGGATGGAAAAGACGTACGAAACTCGTGAGATGTGGTCCCATTGTTTCCTCTGGGATAATTTTTTCGGTTACATAAGGACGACATCACAGTGTGAAGGTATAAATTCTCTCATCAGATTTTATGTTAATCGCAAGAACACCCTCATTGACTTCATGCATAACCTGGATAGGGCCTTAAAGGAGTATAGAAACAACAAATTAATAGCTGACTTTAAGTCTCAGTGCTCAGAGCCAGTGGTGATTACCTCGTTGGAGGTATATGAAAGATCTGCATCATGTTATTTCACGCAAAACATTTTCAAGAAAATTCGTAATGAGATTCAGAGGGCAGGGGCTTTGAATATAACGGTACCAAGCACAACCTTGGACAAGGTAGAGTTCAGTGTGACTGCTCTCAGAGACCTGGCCAAAGATCGACGGGTGGAAGTCGATAGAGGTAAGAATCTGTTCTCGTGCTCGTGCAAGCTGTTTGAATCACGTGGTATTCCCTGTAGTCATATCTTCTGTGCCATGAAGTTCGAAAACATACTTGAATTTCCAAATTCGTTGATCTACAAAAGGTGGACAAAGAATGCAAAGAACGAATTTATTAGCACAGAAATGCCTGTGAATGATGACATCAAAAGGGTCTTAAAGTTTCGA TCACGCAAACAAGGCAAGTCAACTCCTAATGTTAACGTGGAAGGCATCAACGATCCCTTTGTTGTCAAAAGCAAAGGAGCCCCTTCCAAGAGGTCTTgttggaggaagaagagagcATGCTCTAATTACCACAAGTACGGTCATTACTACAAGCACTATCCAGATCTGATGAAGCATAGTGTGGAAGGTAACCCTCGCGATCGATTATACGGCAATGCATCAGCCAAGGACTCAGGTTTTAGTCCAGAAAG GCAGCCTTTTAAAAAGGGTGGAACAAGGAAGTTTACGGCGACGGGTATGAGGAACCGGAAGGGTAAAGACAACACTTTTGTTGAG GTGAAGGAGTCACAGCAGGACAAGAGACATTCATTCACGAAATATGAATGCGTTAATGATGTCATTGATGATAAATGTGACACACGACATGTGCAGATTGATGTCCAAGATCCGTTACCATCGTCACTGCCTTGTGGCAACAAACAAGGATCGTACATGGCATTGTTCGCGTCGATGCATAGAACACTTTGA